One Flavobacterium cerinum genomic window, CTTATATTTGTTTACCTAATGGAAAAAAAAAAATCGGAAACAAGAACAACTTATCCGTAATTAAATATACCTACCATGATTCAGTTTGCCTATACCATTTTATATGTTCAGAATGTAGCATCAGCAATGACTTTTTACGAAAAAGCATTTGGTTTCCAACGTAAATTTATAACTCCGGATGAAGATTACGGCGAATTAATTTCAGGTGCTACTACATTGTCTTTCGCTGTTCATACTTTGGCCAAATCGAATCTAAAAGACGGCTATATCGAAAGCAATATCGCTGAAAAACCATTTGGTATCGAATTAGGCTTTACAACTGAAAACGTAGAAAAAACGGTAGAAGAAGCACTTTTAGCCGGCGGTACACTTACAGAACCTGTTAAAACAAAACCGTGGGGTCAAAAAGTGGCCTATGTTAGAGATACAGAAGGCTTTTTAGTTGAAATCTGTAGCCCGATGTAAAAATGGAACAACTGATACAACATATCGGGAAATCTGTTGTACTGACACCGGAAGAAAAAAACAACTTAAGCCTTTATTTTCATAGTCAAACGGTTTCTAAAAAAGATTTTTTACTTTCCGAAGGCCAGGTCTGTCAATTCAACTATTTTATCATAAAAGGTTGTTTTCGCCTTTATCTCTGTACCGAAAACGGAAAAGAACAGGTGATTCAATTTGGTATTGAAAACTGGTGGATTACTGATTATTCGAGTTATACTTCCGGAAGACCTTCGAAATTTTATATACAAGCAATCGAAACATCCGAAGTATTGTATATCAGTCGCAACGAACAGGAACAGCTTTTTGAAAAAGTGCCCCGATTGGAAAGTTATTTCCGGAAAAATCTCGAAAGAGCCTATGCCGCTTCTCTTACCCGGATTGAATATCTTTTCTTATTATCCGGAGAAGAACGCTATCGGAATTTTGCTAAAATCTATCCGGGTTTCGTACAACGGGTTCCGCAATATATGCTGGCTTCTTTTCTGGGAATCAGTCCGGAATACCTTAGTGAAATCCGAAAAAAACCGGAGTAATTCACTTTCTTAAACCAGCTTAATTTTTTCCCGGTTTACAGTCTGTAATTTTGACTTAAATAAAAATAAAAATCAAAATAATATGGACACTAGAATCAACATCAGTCAGTTAGAACCGGAAGCGTATAAAATCATGTATGCTTTTGAAAAATATTTAAGTACAACCAAACTAACTCCCATCCACAAAGAGCTTATTAAAATAAGAGCTTCACAGATGAACGGATGTGCATTTTGTATTAATATGCACACAAAAGACGCGCGTAAATACGGTGAAACCGAACAACGAATCTATGCGTTGAATGCATGGCGGGATACTAACTTTTTTTCAGAAGAAGAAAAGGCTATTTTAGCCCTGACGGAAGAAATGACGCTGATTTCGAATCACATATCAGATGCCACCTATGAAAATGCCCGTAAAGCTCTTAATGATGACAATTATCTGGCACAGGTGATGGTCGCAATCATTACAATCAATTCCTGGAACAGAATCGCAATTTCGACTAAAATGATGCCGGAACAGGATTGATTAAACAATCTAATACCTGATAGGATAGAAACCTGTCAGGTATTTTATTCCTTAATAATCATAATTGTAGCTTTAAAACCGGTAGCCAGATCCCATCGGTTAGCCGAAAGTAAAGTTCCTTTATCATCATACACCTGGAATTCCGCTGTATTGGGTCCGGAACTCCCTTGATTCAATGCTTCGAAGTCTAATTTATTAAATCCTTTTTCGAGTCCTAAAGTCGTCCCTTTATATTCGCCATACAGAATAATCTGCGGGATCATGATTTTACCGTTAACTAAGAATTTAATCATATCACCGTCCACATATTCGTGATCGCGGTATATGATTTTCACATATTCGGATTTGGTTCGGATTTCGCCAAACGACTGGTCTCTTTTAAATATTCTGGAATCGCCGTTACCTTCGCCTTTAAGCTCTTGTTTTAGCTTTTCCACATAAACATCGCCCGGGTTGGCAAATTTTTCTTTTTCCGCTCCGAATTTGGAATTATCCTCTCCGATCTGAAACGAGGAATTGTTCGGTTTTATGGATTCCAAAGGATTTACAGGCCCGTCAAAAATAGACGAACTAAAATTCATCGAAGGAAAAGCAGTGGTATTAGATGATTTATCCGGGCTGATCGCCGGTATTTTTAAACGGGGAATCGGTTTGGATTTCGTCACAAAATCATTTTGCGCCCATCCGCTTGCCGATAAGCCGATAAAAAATAGCAAGAAATATATTGACTTCACTCGTTTTCTTTTAAAGTCTAAAAATAGCAAATAAAGACCGACCTGAAAATATTCCGGCTATTTTTAACGCTATTTTAATCCTTTTAATTCTTAACTTTTCATTACCACTACCGCAAACGAAAAATAAGTACCTTCATGGTCTTTCTTCTGATAACCAACTAAAAAGGCATACTTATGGCAACAAAAATCTTTGTAAACTTACCCGTTAAAGACCTCAATCGATCGGTTGTATTCTTTACAAAACTGGGATTTACCTTTAATCCGCAGTTTACAGACGACAAAGCCACCTGCATGGTCGTTAGTGATACTATTTTTGTGATGTTACTGGTTCATGAACGCTTTAAAGATTTCACCCGTAAACCGATCAGTGACGCTTTACAAACAACTGAAGTCATACTTTCTCTGGACACTGACAGTAGGGAAAACGTAAATGCTATTATCGCCAAAGCAGTAGAAGCCGGCGGTATAGTCTATGCAGAACCTATGGATTACGGCTGGATGTATTCGCATAGTTTTTCGGATTTGGACGGTCATCAATGGGAAATTGTTTTTCTCGATCCCGAGGGAATGCCGCAGTAAAAATTTATGATTTTTTTAAGACAAATCCGCAATAAATAATAGCGAAAACCGTAATTGACTAATAACTTTTTTTGTAACTTGCAGTTCGTTAAATAATAATTAAATCATTGATTTACTTATGGTACAGCTAATGATTATGCTAGTCAAACAACTGATACTGCTGATAATTAATTTCGGCCAGTTGTTGTAATTTAGCGCCCCTATTTAATTGTAACTATTTAAATCCTTACTACAGGTTTTATATAGATGCCGACTCTTTTATCTTTAATTTTAATACCAATAAAAAATCCCTCTGAACTGAATGGAGGGATTTTTTTATGATTATAAAGATGGTTTAGAAAACGAACATCGCTCTTTCTCCCATCATATCATTTACAGCATCAGCTACTTCTTCCAGTACCGCTTCATCTGTATGATTCATAATTACTTTATCAATAAGCGCTACAATTGTTTCCATATCAGCTTCCAATAAACCTCTTGTGGTTACAGCCGGAGTTCCTACACGGATACCGGATGTTACAAACGGTGATTTATCATCAAAAGGAACCATATTCTTATTTACAGTGATTTCAGCTTTAACCAATGCATTCTCAGCTTCTTTACCGGAAATATTTTTATTTCTAAGGTCAATAAGCATCATATGGTTATCTGTACCACCGGAGATAATATCATATCCTCTTTTTACAAAAGCAGCTGCCATCGCTTTAGCATTTTTCTGAACTTGCATAGCATAAGTAAAGAATTCATCGCTTAAAGCTTCTCCGAAAGCGATTGCTTTAGCCGCAATAATATGCTCTAACGGACCACCTTGATTCCCAGGAAATACCGATCCGTCTAATAAAGACGACATCATACGGATTTCTCCTTTTGGCGTTTTGATTCCAAACGGGTTTTCAAAATCTTTCCCCATCATAATCATACCCCCTCTTGGACCGCGAAGCGTTTTATGCGTCGTTGTTGTAATGATATGACAATGCGGAACCGGATCATTCATCAGTCCTTTAGCAATTAAACCGGCCGGATGCGAGATATCTGCCATTAAAATAGCACCTACGCTATCAGCGATTTCACGGAAACGTTTAAAATCCATATCGCGGGAATACGCAGAAGCTCCGGCAATGATAAGTTTAGGTTGTTCTTTGGTAGCCACTTCCTGAATCGTATCATAGTTTAGCATTCCGGTTTCTTTTTCTACTCCGTAAAACACCGGATTGTATAATTTACCGGAAAAGTTAACCGGTGAACCGTGTGTTAAGTGTCCTCCGTGTGAAAGGTCGAAACCTAATATTTTATCACCCGGTTTTAAACAGGCAGCAAAAACAGCTGTATTAGCCTGTGAACCCGAGTGTGGTTGTACGTTTACATATTCTGCTCCAAACAAAGCTTTAGCTCTGTCAATTGCAATTTGCTCAATTACGTCCACTACTTCACATCCGCCGTAATAACGTTTACCCGGATATCCTTCGGCATATTTATTTGTTAAAACTGAGCCCGCAGCTTCCATTACCTGATCGCTCACGAAATTCTCAGATGCAATAAGTTCCAAGCCGTGAATTTGTCTGTCTTGTTCTTCAAGAATTAAGTCGAAAATTTGTTCGTCGCGTTGCATTTTATAATATTTCGTTAAATTGAGCTCAAAAATACGAAATTGGTTTGTTAAATTCACAATAGCTACTATATTTGATTTCGAATTTTTCAACAACAAAAACAAACATACAACATGCCTATAAGTGCCAACGACCCTAATAGAAAATCGTGGTTACACGTCCCTGAGAACAGTGATTTCCCTATACAAAATATTCCTTTCGGAGTTTTTATAACAAAAGATGATGTCGTAACAATCGGAACGCGTATCGGTGATTTTGCTATCGATATGGGAGCCTTACAACAGTTAGGCTATTTTGAAGGAATTGAATTAACGGATGATATGTTCATGCAGGATACGCTGAACGATTTTATTTCAGATGGAAAAAAAACCTGGCGTCTTGTCCGCAACAGACTGGCAGAGATTTTTGACGCCGAAAACCCGCAATTACGTGATAACGAAGCGCACAAAGAAGTCGTTATTTTTAACGTAAACGAAATTGAAATGCAATTACCGGTTTTAATCGGCGATTATACTGACTTCTATTCCAGTAAAGAACACGCTACCAATGTTGGTAAAATGTTCCGCGACCCGGAAAATGCTTTAATGCCTAACTGGTTACATATTCCGGTAGGTTACCACGGAAGAAGCTCTACTATTGTTCCTTCCGGAATTCCGGTACACCGTCCGATGGGGCAAACTTTACCTAACGGTGAAACACTACCTGTTTTCGGTCCTTCCCGATCTGTTGATTTTGAATTGGAAACAGCTTTTATTACTACCGATGCCAATATTATGGGTGAAAATATCCCGGTTGGAGAAGCGGAAGATTATATTTTCGGTATGGTATTATTAAACGACTGGAGTGCCCGTGATATTCAGAGATGGGAATATGTGCCGCTGGGACCATTCCTTGCTAAAAACTTTGCCTCTTCTATTTCTCCGTGGATTGTAACCTTGGATGCATTAGAACCGTTCCGTGTAGCAAGTCCGAAACAGGAACCTACTCCGCTTCCTTATTTACAGCAAACCGGCGATCATGCGTTTGACATTAACCTGGAAGTATTGATTGCTCCTGAAAGTGCGGATGCTACATTAGTATGCCAATCCAACTTTAAATATATGTATTGGACGATGAGTCAACAGTTAGCACACCACACGATCAACGGTTGTCGTGTTAACTCCGGTGACATGATGGGCTCCGGTACTATTTCCGGATCAACGGAAGACAGTTTCGGTTCAATGCTGGAATTGACATGGGGTGGTAAAAACCCGCTTCAAATGAGCGATGGCAGCGAACGTAAATTCATCAACGATGGTGATACGGTAATCATGAAAGGTTTTTGCCAGAATGATACAGTACGTATCGGATTCGGAGAAGTTTCCAGTAAACTGTTACCTCCTTTCGAAAGAAAATAAACTTATTTTTACATTTCGTATAAAACTCCGGTATAGCCGGAGTTTTTTTTATGCTCCATTCTTATAATACGCTCAAAATTTATACTTTTGAACCAGTTAAATCAGAAATTTATGAGGAAAATTACGGCTTTATTGTTTGTTCTGGCTTTTGTTTGCTCCTGCGGTGTTAAACAAACCCAGAATATGCTAACGGAAGGCGATTACGACGGTGCTATTAACCGTGCTATCGAAGGATTACAGGGTAATAAAAATGCAAAGGGAAAGCAGGATTATGTTTACCTTCTTGAAGAAGCGTTTGCCAAAGCAAAAGAACGTGACCTTCGCACCATCGAATTACTTGTGAAAGATGCCAATCCTTCTAAACTGGAAAAGCTGTACAATACCTATTTGCAGCTTAATAACCGTCAGGAACAAATTCGTCCGTTGTTACCATTACGATTGATCAAAGCAAATCGCAATGCTATTTTTCCTTTCGATGATTATTCCGATCAGATTATAAGCAGTAAAAATGCACTGGCTAAATTCCTTTACGACAATTCAAAAGCCTTAATGACCACTAATAATAAGCTGAATTATCGAAGAGCATATGATGGTTTTGCTTATCTGCAAACCTTAAATCCAAACTTTAAAGATGTTCCTGAATTAATGGACCAGGCGCAGTTTAAAGGGACAGATTTTGTAAATGTTTATACCAAAAACGAAACCAATATGGTGATTCCGGTACGTTTACAAGCGGATCTTTTGGATTTTAGCACACTTGGTCTGGACGACAAATGGACAGTTTACCACAGCAACCGACAAAAGGGTGTTACTTATGATTACGGTTTGATTGTTAATTTCAGAGAGATCCAAATTTCTCCGGAGCAAATCAAAGAACGGCAGTTTATTAAAGAAAAACAAATTAAAGACGGAGTGAAAAATCTGGTTGATGCCAATGGTCGTATAGTACGGGACAGTTTAGGAAAACCGATTAAAGTTGACAACTTCCGTACAATCAAAATCAATATTTATGAATTTACGCAGTTTAAAGCTTGTCAGATAGCGGCCAAAGTAGATTATATTGATTTTAAAACCAATCAGCTAATCGATACTTATCCGTTAAGCAGCGAATTTGTTTTCCAGAATATCTATGCCAATTATAACGGAGATCGTCGTGCCTGCGATGAAAATTATTTCCCATATTTTGATCGAAAAGCGGTTCCGTTTCCAAGTAACGAGCAAATGGTATATGATACCGGAGAAGATCTGAAAGCAAAACTAAAAAACATTATTA contains:
- a CDS encoding VOC family protein; translation: MIQFAYTILYVQNVASAMTFYEKAFGFQRKFITPDEDYGELISGATTLSFAVHTLAKSNLKDGYIESNIAEKPFGIELGFTTENVEKTVEEALLAGGTLTEPVKTKPWGQKVAYVRDTEGFLVEICSPM
- a CDS encoding Crp/Fnr family transcriptional regulator; translated protein: MEQLIQHIGKSVVLTPEEKNNLSLYFHSQTVSKKDFLLSEGQVCQFNYFIIKGCFRLYLCTENGKEQVIQFGIENWWITDYSSYTSGRPSKFYIQAIETSEVLYISRNEQEQLFEKVPRLESYFRKNLERAYAASLTRIEYLFLLSGEERYRNFAKIYPGFVQRVPQYMLASFLGISPEYLSEIRKKPE
- a CDS encoding carboxymuconolactone decarboxylase family protein, with translation MDTRINISQLEPEAYKIMYAFEKYLSTTKLTPIHKELIKIRASQMNGCAFCINMHTKDARKYGETEQRIYALNAWRDTNFFSEEEKAILALTEEMTLISNHISDATYENARKALNDDNYLAQVMVAIITINSWNRIAISTKMMPEQD
- a CDS encoding VOC family protein, translated to MATKIFVNLPVKDLNRSVVFFTKLGFTFNPQFTDDKATCMVVSDTIFVMLLVHERFKDFTRKPISDALQTTEVILSLDTDSRENVNAIIAKAVEAGGIVYAEPMDYGWMYSHSFSDLDGHQWEIVFLDPEGMPQ
- the glyA gene encoding serine hydroxymethyltransferase, which produces MQRDEQIFDLILEEQDRQIHGLELIASENFVSDQVMEAAGSVLTNKYAEGYPGKRYYGGCEVVDVIEQIAIDRAKALFGAEYVNVQPHSGSQANTAVFAACLKPGDKILGFDLSHGGHLTHGSPVNFSGKLYNPVFYGVEKETGMLNYDTIQEVATKEQPKLIIAGASAYSRDMDFKRFREIADSVGAILMADISHPAGLIAKGLMNDPVPHCHIITTTTHKTLRGPRGGMIMMGKDFENPFGIKTPKGEIRMMSSLLDGSVFPGNQGGPLEHIIAAKAIAFGEALSDEFFTYAMQVQKNAKAMAAAFVKRGYDIISGGTDNHMMLIDLRNKNISGKEAENALVKAEITVNKNMVPFDDKSPFVTSGIRVGTPAVTTRGLLEADMETIVALIDKVIMNHTDEAVLEEVADAVNDMMGERAMFVF
- the fahA gene encoding fumarylacetoacetase, with protein sequence MPISANDPNRKSWLHVPENSDFPIQNIPFGVFITKDDVVTIGTRIGDFAIDMGALQQLGYFEGIELTDDMFMQDTLNDFISDGKKTWRLVRNRLAEIFDAENPQLRDNEAHKEVVIFNVNEIEMQLPVLIGDYTDFYSSKEHATNVGKMFRDPENALMPNWLHIPVGYHGRSSTIVPSGIPVHRPMGQTLPNGETLPVFGPSRSVDFELETAFITTDANIMGENIPVGEAEDYIFGMVLLNDWSARDIQRWEYVPLGPFLAKNFASSISPWIVTLDALEPFRVASPKQEPTPLPYLQQTGDHAFDINLEVLIAPESADATLVCQSNFKYMYWTMSQQLAHHTINGCRVNSGDMMGSGTISGSTEDSFGSMLELTWGGKNPLQMSDGSERKFINDGDTVIMKGFCQNDTVRIGFGEVSSKLLPPFERK